Genomic window (Rosa chinensis cultivar Old Blush chromosome 6, RchiOBHm-V2, whole genome shotgun sequence):
agcttcttcaagctcgtatgagtaactcatgaacatcaatcaacaactcacatcaatctacttaaggaaacatgcagccatgattccttctaacattccatatcctttccaaagaaaggacaacatgagtcaccgctatgaccatgctctatttgctaacttaaccatcaagtagcaattcaagtctcatctagacaattaaagaagaatgccatctgaactctcctttaagccgcgaacctatgagtctcaagcaacctcgactgttactcccataagctatcatggcagataaactagaaccctattgaaattgtaatcactcgtcctaaccagaacgtgattacctatttcctgccttgatcaccatctgtgatctatcaccatctgtgatctgtcaccatctgagacatatgatttcagactccgtctagtcagggaatcaacatcaaggtcgccatctgcaacctgtcaccatctgtgacctataatcattagaccccatctggtctcagctcaaccattgatcaccatctgtggcatatgatcttcagaccccatctggtcatgaagtcaaacatcaaggttaccatctgcaacctgttactatctatgatctatcaccatctgtgacataagacCATTagacccatctggtctcaaggtCAGCCATTGATCACCaattgtcaccatctgtgactaatgatcttcagaccccatctggtcatgaaatcaacatcaaggtcaccatctgcaacctgtcactatctatgatctatcaccatctgtgacataagatcttcttagaccctatctggtcttaaggtcaacgttaagtaagtcgcctccgacttaaaaacgttacaacatctagtttcggttttcctaatccctgctcaccatctgtgacccttgattctaaaaccaatacatctaaaatgagtcacgcttgactcaaaatgtaacatcaagctcaatactttccaaacaatagaaaacatctttttctataatatcgtttcttgaaaagtcgcatttaacaataatatgaacaccatcatgcatattattattcatcataatcattcacaaggatatatatatatttcatctaaacatatatatgtagtcattcactcaggaatgcctactaataccaactatagtttgcagttaaataattaacgccaaaacaataatggtactcctgttcataaaggtccttgtgagatttactcacctcgaactcctgctgcgtcttcaatacagaaccgaaccaaaactatcaccaaccactcgtctgaatacttcgtcaagtacctaatcacatatggttccaacttagtaatgattcacatttgatttagttcgaaacccctgtttttgaactaaaatccccaaagtggcgccaatcgaggcaaaaccacatccgagacctcccaaagtcttcggaatgcgtccacgatcgatgtgaccaaaccacaaatcgatcggacgctcgaatcctcacggatcaaataaattgatcggtatgaaactgcaaaaatcataacaaatccaatcgaactccaaaatttgcatattatatatcgaaacgctcgtatcgacgagtagaagacatataatagcAGAAACAGTTCCATACATGGCCAGaacaccgccacagacggtggcgcaccgccgccggccaaaactcaatatttcacaaaactcccaacatcaaaaagcttcatctaagcatgcttgtgaactttcataactggatcgaagtcagaaaacaagcttaagggatcgaaaactacctcacaagccgtgaacagtaatccaatccgagttgatccaattttcacgtgaatcgatccaaacaaccaccaaggatcgatcggcgaggcagctctgagctcaaccaagaaaactcgaagccgtgccgacgtcggagctgtgttttccggccgggtctgaaaacacaaggctgcaccgccttgcagcgccgccgtggagaagaatcggcgatagagaccaccagagggacgaccagacggaagaggcgaccctgctggccaagtttcaaggccggagaccgccgcagttggccggaaaagtcgggtcggatcggccgggttcgggtcgggtcagtcgaaaatcttcgatactgagggagcggacgagagagaagagagagagagggtatggtttccggaaatggaaatgaggaaaaatgaaatatttttctgattttccctttatatactaaaatggaaacttctttccatagccataacttcctcatacgcactccgatttacgcgttctgcatgtccacgaactcgtatcgacgcgctctacaactttcgtgaaggaaattttccgagaatcccaacatataaaaagtcaaacttcacacgaccccctaaactgtgaaattcaattattatacgtacgaaaatcattccactccatataaaatctacgaataaagcattataacaattattcgtacaactggtccattattaaataccaaatttaaataacagaaaaccaggtcatcacactatgggggtaggagtgaaatcctttgatcctcttttaagaaataaaaaaataaaattaaaaaaaaaaaaagatcctcTTGAGCTATGCATATTTGATTATAACCAGAATAACCAtcaagaaaacaataaaaagaatgACCAGCTAACCTCTCAAGCATTTGATCACTGAAGGGcaaaggaaagtgatcttttcTTGTTGTGGCATTAAGCTTCCTATAATCGATGCAGACTCTATGGCCAGTGACGGTTCTTTGGGGCACAAACTCattctcttcattcttcacaacagttatTCCCGACTTCTTAGGAACTACTTGAACCTGTAAAACCCATTTGGAGTTCGAAATAGGGTAGATGACGCCACagtcaaggagtttgataacctccttcttcacaacttccatcataggagggttgagacgtCTTTGAGCTTCTCTTAATGGTTTTgacccctcctcaagaagtatttGATGCACACAAGTAGTAGGGTTTATTCCTTTGATATCAGCCAAAGTCCATCCAATTGCAGTCTTGTGTGCCTTGAGAACTTCCACGAGTTGTTCTTCTTGTGTATCCGTGAGTTTGGAAGAGATGATTttttctgtgtgagaatacgggAACCAAGTATGAGGCAAGGTAGAGATGGGGAGAGAAATGACACAAgtatgtatagtggttcaccttgcccttgagccaaggctacgtccacttagaagTTTCACTATGAGTGAGGCCAAGGTAGCCTTTGTAGtatacaagtgtggggatcatggatcccatccctttccaagaaggggagaacttcctcttatagctaaaggaagtcccattctattctatatttccgATATGGGACAATAATACACAtatttgcttctcttgaagccttttggagagcatgggatggtGGCCTCCCGACTagataccggccgacctccaccatggcaacatagctcgggtgtcggtctaTTGGAGGCATGCCATAGGCGGGGCTAGCCATGTCGTGGGCCCACCTatgaggtcgttgcttatgcttggcggtatgtgatataggcggtatgtacaagtcccccaactccccgagtaagaggcgtttcttggttggggagtttaaataTAATGCTgccaagtatgagtgatgacCTCGCTGAGCGCCATACCTatactagtcccccaactccgtaagtaagaagggactcttCCGGGCTtgtaagggcaactccaaccatgggcaccatttgggggtgctattctcattttagcacccccttgttgcactattcatataagactcaattctcatctccaatCATGGGGGTGCTATTTTTactattcttgactaaaatataatatgagtataattttgaGCCATCAGATCGAAATACATCcgttcagtaaaaaaaaaaaaaaaaaaaaaaggcaacatCCGACCGTCCATTTTTAAACCTGATCAATCATGAACGTTGGATTTCCTGACCGTTGGGGGTTCCAACGGTCACCAGGGGACAGAACAACAGGCGGGCCCCACGTCTGCAAACGGAAAAGCAGGCCTTCTTCTCTCTCCAGCGTCTGGCGCGCACGTCTCCTTCAGTTTCCCTCCCTGGCGCGCGCGTCTCCTTCAGTTTCCCTCCCTGACGCGTTTCTTCATCCTTTGGGCTGAGACAGCAAGTGGGCTGGCCCCATGTACAGTGATCAGTCCTGGTCTTGGAAAAGTCTCAAATTTGAGACTTCAAATGGCCCCAAGTCTTATATTTATAAGACCAGATCATGGGTTTTTGGTGGGTTGGAGAAGAAAAGTCCTATATTTGGCAAAATTTGAGTTTGGCACCCcttggttggagttgccctaaagTGTTCCATGGCAGGTTGGTGCCACGGGGGGCTCATCATCGAGCTAGTACCTGCAAATAAGATAAGAGTgtacaaagagcatattgaTTGCGCTAGGGAAATCTAAGTGACATTTGAGTCAAATGCATCAAGGTGCATGAATGTTTATATGAGATGCATGTTACACATTGTGTGTATGCACGTATTATGTAGTGTTGACATACGACGTATAAGTTTAGAATGTATGTGGTTGTGAAAGTATAACAAAGTGCATATGATGCATAGATGTGTGATGAATGCGATGACACGTACATAATgatatgtatatgttgtatgcatATGATGCACATGTAGAGCGGGAGTGTTGTTACTCGTCGAGTCCTCCAAGTCACGGAGTTAGTAAAATGGGAATTCGGACTTAGATTATGTTCGACGATGCCGGTGAGGCTAAGAATGAAGCTCCGGTATCGAAGTGACTACTTGTCATACTAGCGAGACTATGGCAAGACCATGATAGTCTCCCGAGTATGAGTGTGTAAGAATTGCGCTCGCTCATATTGAGCAAGTGATAGTTGTGTGAGTTCTGTCctatggtcttattaatgggatgtaaaagaaatttaattgttgtGATGAACAATAGgcgaaaaatttcaatatttccattaatagaccatagcacgaaaagtatgagcgtgaagctcaaTGATAGTCCCGGTCAGGTACTACCTtcacttgtgataagtggtatgaataagtcccccAACTTTAGAGAACGCTCgggaggtgagatgactcaaaaGTAAAGGATTGGACCTTGGCTTAGCCGTTGGGTGTACCTCGCTCGGGGCAATGATTATAATGCTAGGGACTGGACCTTGGTTTATGTAAGGGAGCTACACTTTAGTTATCCCATTGGGATACCTCACTCTAGTAGAGGATTTATGAGGGCCTGTAGGCCTCGTGTACAGCGACTTTGGTACCTGTTGGGGTATTGTATAGGCATCAGCCTCCAGTACCAGTTGGAGGGCCCGGTCTCTTGTACCAGGCTGGGTAGTGagagggcttggtgcctctggtacccgatggggtagagtgaGGACTTTAGCATTGTGACCCGGTGGGATCACATGATGGTTTGAGCTTCCTTGACCTGGTGGGATTGAATGAGGGCCTGTAGGCCTCCTTTACCCGGTGGCGTGGCACAaggtagaatgagggcttgtACCTCGTGACCCTGTGGGGTCCTATGAGGGCATGagcctccttaacccaatggggttgaatgagggccTGTGGGCCTCCTTTACCCTGTGGTGTGGCCCCGGATAGAATGAGGGCTTGTGCCTCTTATACCCGGTGGGGTAGAATGAGCGTGATTGGAGGGATTTTATGCAAGGATTTGACATTGGCTTACCTGTTGAGGGTACCTCGCTCAGGACGAGGGTTTTAAGTGCCACACATTACACTTATTTAGTGTCATATGTATATGTAGCAATTTAATTAGTTTGCAATTAAATTAAAGCATGACATTAATAAATAGGCACAATGAATATCCTATTGAAAGTATCAAATGTTGTAGGCATATGCTTAGATTATAGAAATCGTTATTGAAGCATGTAAAGCATTTGTATTAGCTCAAATTTAAAGAGCATAAAAAGAAGATATTGTGACTTATCTTATACCGATTTGGAGTGGATTGGAATTGGAGTCAGCATATGAGtgccaaatcatgttggagttgtccaagcatgacgctccatgtAATCAACTAGTGGTCGATAGTTTGCTCAACCTTGTTTGTATAAGTGGTCCGTTGGGTAAAAGTACCTTCACAAAAATAAATGAGTGATTAGCAATTTATTTCATTTGACTTAATTGAGCAGTAGCCATATTTGAGTGGTTATTAATTGCATGCACAATTTAAATGGAAGAATACAGCATAATGATTATGAGAATAAAGCATAACGGTGACATGCAAACAAGTGTGCGATTAATAATCAAAAGAGCAATGAAGCAAATTCCTTTATGTCAACGTACATGTAGGCATTAGAGCCTATACCAATCTATTGAATATAGGGGATATAATGTGGCTATCCCAGTATCCCACTTTGAAATATTTGTTCATTCTTGATGAAAAACCAAGAAATATGCTTAATTGATCCTACTATATGCATGGCAGCATGCAGCCAAAATTTATATAGTTTAAGACACCTGTGAGAGTGTATGATATCGCATGATGAAGGCTGAGGCATTAACCACGATGCAAGAATAAATATTAAATAGTATAGAAAAGTATAGGCTTAATTGAATGCATGTGTGCATGGCACTTAGTGGGGGTGCATGACTGCATGAGAGGTGTACGTGTCTATTACCTATCATGTTGTAATTAACCATGCAATGAATATAATCAAAAGCTTGAGTGTCAACATTATGTTGCAAGCATATAAGATGAAAAATGATTATTCATGACAGCATGTACAGCTAGCACAGAATGTGTGTATAAAATTTATTTGAGCAAATCTATGGAGATGCTGAACCCCATATATGTGCATATCTAATTTGTGAACTAGAAATATAAACCACCTTGCTATATATAATATGGTATACATCCATGTGAGGTGGGAACGTGGAGTGAAGACAGATCTCATATAGCAGCAGACAAGCATGCATATCAGCTGAGCCCAAGCATGACTGTATAAGTCTCGGTGGCCGGGTATATATAAGCGATCTTTGTGTTCAGTAAGATAGAGAGAAGTAAGAAGACATATCTTTTTGAAGTATTTGAGACCTCCAGGAAAGAGCTCAAACTGCATCTCCAACGAAAGTTGCTGGAGATACCCAATTCAAATCTTCGTCGAAGCAAGACCTGAGAGAGTACTGGGTTTGACCTGCTGGGTGTACTGAGCAGTTCCGtctcctatttttttttttttttgaatcccgGAATGTGTCTACTGCTTGAGAGCATGGATTGGTGAAGGCCAGCGGGTGCTGGAACTTAACTCAGGGTTCTGTAACTGGTACCGATGATAGTTGACATGGCAGGAGTACCGGTGGAGGCAGGGGgcactactacagaaattgaatcagacgacgcatcATAGTTTTCCGtcatctgattgatttttattttttggacgtcatttttataaaatccgtcgtctgatatggaattatgaactAATTCGGAGGACGTTTAAAGACAAAACAGTcgtatgaccctaaaaaaattgagcggcaagtttcccaccaatTTGAACAAATCCACTGGGCGCATAAGCCACCATATCTGTGTGAGTCCTTGTCCAAATTAATAGGGCCAGACTTGAAATTCCAGCACTTGAgcgaaaaaataacaaaaataacaagacagacccaaaaccaaaaccaacagCGCTGCACTTTCCCTTGACACAGACCCAAAACCGGAACCCTCACTCTCGACAGCTCCTCACTCTGTCGACAAAACCTAAAGCTAAAACctcactctcccaaaccctcGCTCTTCGCTCACGCCTCACTCGCCCATTACTCTCTGCTGAATTCGAAATCCCcaattttctagggtttcagttTTCAATCTCAAGAGGAAATTGTTGAAGCGGAAGGCATCATGGAAGAGGATGTTCTCCCTCCCCATCTTCGATACCGGCCCCTCAAGGCCATCACCATAATCCAAGCGGTCATCATCCTCTCTGTCGATCTGAGGGCATGCCCGACAACCTCTACTACAGCGACAACGAGTACATCGACCAAATAGAGAATCTCTCTCACTTACGTGTCTCAGTGAGGCAACTCAAGGAGCCGGAGTAGTCCACCGCTAATGCCACCACTTGGTTGAGGTGCGCGGCCTAGAACCTTGATCTCGATCTCCTATCCCAGTTTGATTTCCTCTGATTCCTTCAGTTTCTTTAGTTTTCACCAGTGTATCTTGCTATGGAGGTTGAGATCTCAGATCAGGATTCGACTACTtcctttacttttttttctttcctggtTTCAACTAATTAATATGAACCAGTAGAAATATCATGAGCCAAAATTGCGATCGATCATTTCTAAAATGTGGTTCTTGTTTAGTTATGAAATTCTGAGTCTGTTGGTGGATGAGGATTTGAGATATGGTTTTCACAACCCAGTTTTGATTTAGCAATGTTTGTTGTTTGgtggttttgatttttatattgtaTGTATAGATAAGGCTGAGAGATTGTTGGCTGAAGCAGCGGGTATGGATCGCAGCGGGTTGTGTTTCCGGAAGCGTTTTTGGGGAGGATATCCACGCGGCTCCAATTTCAGGGTTGCGATTGGGAACAGAACTGCCAAGGGGAAAGAAGAGTTCCGAAAGTATCATGCCGCAGCCATTAATGTGCCTGGTAAAACTACCTTTTTTTTATGCTTTAGTTATGCATACTGGAATGAATTGGTCTCATCAGAGTACAAGATTGATTAAATGCTGCATTGAAATACAATATGTGCAGTGACATGTTAGTTTATGCCTAAACTTCAAGTTTAACTTTTGGTTGCTATTTAGTCTTTACTTTGGACCGAAAAAACTTTACTTATGTTCTCTTTCATATGAGAAATATTCTTGAGGAAAGTTTAACTGGTGGGAGTTGATTATTCCTGTTTTCTAAGTATACATCCTGGTCAATGTGCAAACAAAATCCTTAGTAGTGCATAGTCTAAGTAAATTCTGACAATAGTTGTAATGCAAGAAGTAAAATTTCTGTAATGAGTATAAGTTTTGCTTATAGCTTTCTTCAGTGAttaatcacagaagaccaagaTTGTGTGATTATGAATCCCTTACAATTCATCTTCACGTATTTCATAGCTAAAATTGTATACTAATGCTCTAATTTGTTCTGCACCATCATAGGCTTATGTCCAGCAACTAGAAACAAGCTGTTTAAAACTGGTGCAACTGGATCTGGAACTGGACAGGACTGGAAAACAGGTGAGTAGACAAATCTTCACTTTTTGTCTGTGTATCATGCTCCATAAATAGTAAACCAGTGACTACGTGATTGCAGGTAGCCTATGGAGGCAGTTCATCCTTAATTTGGTGGGGGGACTGGGCTAGAATTTACTTTTGGGAGGGTGTCTTTGTAGGTGAGACTCGCATTTCATCGCCCATTTCCAATTTGTATAGGTCTGTGTCCATCTACCCTTAGTGTCATTCTCTTCttcccaagttttttttttcttggaattttactttaacaagaAATCTAAGTGATTGGGGTGACTCAGTAATGTTGCCATCCATCTCATTTGGACTAACTAGGAGACTTTGTATATGaaaatgggttttttttttcttgcaagCCCTTTCTTTGCTTAATAACTTGAATTCTTTGGTCCCTCTTAAGTTTATGTGCAAGAATTTAACTTTTTCCTTGACTGTTACCTTATGGAAAGATCAATACTTTTTTGATACTTTAAAAAGGAGTGCCCCACTATTTATTATTTGTTCATTGGTGTACACTCTCCAAATCTAAAACAACGGCTGAATCTTCTGACCAAGTTTCATTGCACTGCTCTTTCATAACTTGGATTTGGAACATATTGGTCAGGGTCTATTTCTGGTAAGTCTCCCTCATATTCTTCATAATATTACATTATGTTCAGGCTATTTAGTAATATTGCTATATTCAATTTGGGTTTACAGAATTGAATTTTATTGTTTCATAGTCTTCTCTCTTTTTAATACTCagttttctttaattaattaaacctGATAAATACTTGGACTACATGAAAGATAAGTAGTTGACGTATGTACTCCTTTCCAGATTGGTTAGATCATGATTTTACTTCTTTCACTCTTTTTAGTTGACAAGTTTGAGAATTTGAGATGTCGttcaaaattacttgttctactAATAACTTTGAATGATTCAACTTTGTTAGAATTGTCTAGAGAGTTACTGAGTTTCTTAACCGATCCTATTGGCTTTACTGCAGATGATATAGTTAGTTACTACTTTTACTATTATCAAGGAATGAGAGATTATGATTGCttgtttgttgatttgattGTACTTTTCATTGGGCAAGtgattaaattttgaaatcgCGATGTGTTTGTTTATGTGATCTGCAGTTTTAGATGTCTAATTCTTATCATGCAATTAGTTCAGTGTTGTGTATATCTTGGTCCTGAGGTTTAATTCTGAAAACTGGTGTTCTTTGCTTTGTGATCTAATTCATTATCTCAGTGGCATTTAAGTTTTCATAAATCTGTTTATGTTTGAACATGGTTATTGTTTGTTAAGTCTTGCTAGTTGAGTTTGTATTTCTCCCTACTTGAGTTTTGTGTTCTGCTAGTGTTTTGTCCTAGTTCGTATTGGATTCAGATTTTTTGTGATTGATGCTTCTATTCGATTGTGTATTTATGTGAGAGAATTCAGTAATTTGAATGACTTCATGTATTCTTCCTGCTTCCAAAACGAGTTTGGTTACTGCTTTGGCTTTGTGACATGCCTCGCATCTGTGGACTTGTTTGTGCTCAGTTATGTTTCGGATCCTttgtgtacatacctccaacaatatggagtatttactacatcatcaagcataagtaacaccctctttgagacacccacaagccatggtgaggcccaaccgagacatgcatcttgtagccctatgttcaagctacgctacggtatccggaagttgCAAATCCGTcttcgggaagccacctttccggccttgccaagttgcctccacaatatgcttttctacactagaatagttctctttgcttgtcccacatcgagaacaatgtaaaggagaagcattccttcacctataaaaggaatgcctcctcccacttaaacacgatTCAACATAactccattacatctcttgtaatcttgttgggccgcaaggctcgacacactagtataagctttcaagtggacgtagtctcccgctaaggcgggaggtgaacc
Coding sequences:
- the LOC121049790 gene encoding bifunctional nitrilase/nitrile hydratase NIT4B-like, with product MDRSGLCFRKRFWGGYPRGSNFRVAIGNRTAKGKEEFRKYHAAAINVPGLCPATRNKLFKTGATGSGTGQDWKTGE